In one Amaranthus tricolor cultivar Red isolate AtriRed21 chromosome 8, ASM2621246v1, whole genome shotgun sequence genomic region, the following are encoded:
- the LOC130820150 gene encoding uncharacterized protein LOC130820150, translated as MAGRLGRRVVHFANLPIKLLMPSTFTNITEISLKTIPSATKIEIKRVLESLYGFEVDKVQTLNMDGKKKKRGGILLAKPDYKKAYVTLKTPLSISPDLFPIKVIEEDKKELNKQSKTTILEDAGNKRSHWLEGDHRVDKTPPRHRRGGNSNETAKFPWTSMKKTSTGAK; from the exons ATGGCAGGAAGATTAGGAAGAAGAGTAGTTCACTTCGCCAATCTCCCAATCAAGCTTCTGATGCCTTCCACTTTCACTAACATCACTGAAATCTCTCTCAAAACCATCCCTTCTGCAACCAAG ATCGAAATCAAGAGGGTATTGGAATCTCTATACGGATTTGAAGTCGACAAAGTTCAAACCCTAAACATGgatgggaagaagaagaaaagaggCGGAATTTTACTTGCTAAACCTGATTATAAAAAAGCTTATGTAACCCTAAAAACCCCACTTTCGATTTCACCTGATTTGTTCCCGATCAAGGTTATTGAGGAGGATAAGAAGGAATTGAATAAGCAATCTAAGACCACCATTCTTGAGGATGCGGGTAATAAGAGGTCACATTGGCTTGAAGGTGATCACCGTGTTGATAAGACACCTCCTCGCCATCGTCGTGGTGGTAATTCTAATGAGACGGCGAAATTTCCTTGGACTAGCATGAAGAAAACCTCTACTGGTGCTAAGTAG